The Synechococcus sp. BL107 nucleotide sequence TGTTTGGGGCAAAGACCGCCAACACGCCATGACCCGGATGAAACGGGCCCTGAATGAATGTGCCGTTACGGGAATTCCCACCACTGTTGAATTCCACTTGGAGATGCTCGACCGTCCAGAGTTCATCAACGGCGACATCCACACCAAATTTGTGGAGCAGGAAATGCTGCCCTAGGCCACTCTGCGCTAGGCCACCGCTTGGGCACTCCGCAGCAGGATTTGCGAGAGAACACCCTGTTGTCCTACCAACAGCTCCCGAAACAAGCTGATCAACCCCACCCAGATCACAGGGGTGACATCAACCCCTCCAATCGGAGCGATCACTTTTCTTGTAAGAACTAGGACTGGCTCCGTGGGCCAGGCGATCAAAGGCCACGCTCCTTTCGTCATATCCACCTGGGGATACCAGGTAAGAACGATGCGGAGCAAAAATGCGAGGGTCCAAGCAGCCAGTAAGACACCCAATAAAACGTGGACAATCGGCAAGGCCTGAAGCAGCAGCGGCGTCACAAACCTCAAAGCAATCGAGCCACCATCGTAGAAACAGGACTTTGATCATTAGGATCGCGCTGGCCACGATGCAGACGGCAACGCCCCGATGACCTCCTCCCTCTCCAACTTTCTAAGCAGCCTCGTGTGGGGAGCTGTGATTATTGTTGTGCCCGCAACCATTGCTTTGATCCTGGTGAGTCAGACCGACCGCCTCGACCGCAAGCTCTGACCAACAACTGGCGCCACTCGTAAGCTAGGGCGCAAGCGGGAGCGCACCTTTGGTAAATGCCAGTCTTAATTGGGCCAGCATTGTCGGGATTGTGCTGGCCGTCGGCGGTGCGCTGCTTTACTTCATGCGCACCTTCAAGCCTGCGCTTGCAAGGGATTACGACGTTTTCTTTGCCGCAATCGGACTTCTTTGCGGAGGAATCCTCTTTTTTCAAGGCTGGCGCCTTGATCCGATTCTTCAGTTCGGCCAGTTTCTATTGGCCGGCACCACAGTATTTTTCGCGTACGAAAGCGTTCGCCTGAGGGGTGTCGCGACGGAGCAAGCACGACGCTCCGCCTATTTCGACGATGAACCTGCGGCACCAAGGGGGGAGCCTGGTCCCGGAGGCCTCCGGGGCGGATGGGATGAGGACTACGACCGCTTTGACGAACCGCAGACGGTCCAACGCCGTTTCGGCGGACGCAATGCCGGCACAGAGGACCGCCCCGAAGACGATTTTTATCGCCCAAGACGCACGAGTCGAGCCGCGATTCCAGAGGAAGCCGCGAGTCGCCGCGGGCGCGACCAAGACACCCAAGGTTGGGATCAACCCGACGAACGCTCCCGTCGCATGGCACGTTTCCGCGCCGGTGAAGCCAGGGATGAGCGGCGACCCGATTTCGGTGAACGGCGCTCTGATCGTGAGGAGCAACGGCGGGGCAGCCGGCCTACGGGTCGCCAAGAACGCCCCACCGGATCGCCCGTACGCCCTGAAGCGGAAGACGCCGCCTTCAGCACCAGTCGGAGTGGGAGAAATACCGCATCAGCCCCCGCACCCCAAACCAAAAGCCCATTCCCCAATTCAGGGAGAGAGAGAGGTGGAGAGGCCCCAAGCCGCCCGCTGAGCAGCAGACCCCGATCAAACAATCCTTCCTCAACAGCAGCGACCAGCCAGTTCCAATCGAATGCTGAAACCGGGCGGTCCGCACCACGCAGCTCCCGTCCTCGCGATAACAGTCAACGGGACAACAGCCCACGCGATAACAGCCCTCGGGTCCGGGACAACAGTTCCCGCTTTGACGACTGAATCGTCTCCTCTCGCCGCTGCTGATGCTCCTGATCGGCATGGGCCTGGTGGGCTGTAGTGGCCGCGTGGAGCGAGCCGGCGGTGGATTACTGGCCAAAAGCCAACAGAATCCTGCCCTGAGTGGAAACGGGCAATGGCTCGCCGTGATCAGCGACCTGCGGGGGCGCCAAACGGTGCAATTGCGCAATGTGAGCAATGGATCGATCCAGGCATTGCCTCAACTCAAACGTCATCAGCCCCATAGCTCACCATCGCTGAGCTGGAATGGTCGATACCTGGCCCTGATCACCCAACAGGGACGGCGACGGATGGCAGTCATCGCCGACCGTCTCAACGGGCGATTGCACCCCATTCAGCTCCCTGGCGGCCGAGATCCGATTCAAGTCAGCCTGTCACCCGACGCCCAAACCATGGCTCTACAAGTGACCGATCAAGGTCTTTGGCGCGTTGAGATTTTTGACCTGAGCGATGTGTTGGAAACCGACCGACCAGCGGGACAAGCCTTGAGCACTCCACCCCTCTCGCCAACACCATGACAAGGCTCAGCCTGAGCTTGGGTGTGCTCCTTTTGCTGGCTGGATGCAGTGGCGGGCGACCGCGTCCCCGGCCCGAGCTCAATGGACTCCTGCGTCAATCAGTGAGTAGCCGCCGGGACCCAGCTCTTGCCCAGGTCTGGTTGGCGAGCCTTGGCACGCGGGGCGGGCGAGAGCGGATCGAACTGATCGACCTCAGAACTCGCCGACCGGTACCACTACCAGGCCTTAATCGCGCAGACGCCCAACCCATCAGCCTCAGCGTGAGCGGTGATGGCGGCCGCATCGCCGTGGTTCAGCAACGGGAGGATCGCACTGAGCTCTTTCTCTACCGCCGTAATGCAGCAGCCCTGCAGCGACTCCCTTTAGATCCTCCTGGCGTGCCTCGATCAGTGAGTCTTGATGGCTCAGGGAGGCTTCTGGCCGTACAAGTGAGTCGAAACGGGCGCTGGGACGTTGATCTCATCCGCTTGCCGTAATTAAGGAAGCAAGCCTGCCCAAGACAGAAACGTGTCTCCACTCAACACTTCAACCAAGACGACTGCCACAAACCCAACCATGGCGAAACGGCCATTCACCCGCTCGGCATAACTGCTCCAACCAAAGGCAGGAGCATCGGTTGTGGTGGCTGTGGCAGATCTGGCCTGCTCTTGGCTGGCGTCAGCAGCACTGGTGGTCTCAGAAGTCATCGGGTCGATCAGACGCGGCCGAATTCATAGCCTGCCGCAGGCAACAGACGCCATCCTCCCTTTCCATCCAGCTCGAGCACCGTGTCGTGGAATTCCGTCAGGGTTGGGCGGTGTCCAACACTGATGAACGACATCTCACGACGACAGAGCAACTCGTAAAGATGGCGCTCTGTTGCGACATCCAACGCGCTGGTGGCCTCATCGAGAACCACCATCTGCGGAGCATTGAGCAAAAGCCGAGCGAAGGCAAGCCGTTGTTGCTCGCCTAAGGACAACAGCCTTGGCCAATCTTGCTTCACATCCAGATCGGGATAACGGTTGAGCAAATCAGGCAGACAGGCCTCGGCCAACACAGCCCGGAATTGGTCATCGGCAAACCGATCAGACTCCAAGGGGTAAGCCAGCTGCTCCCGCAAGGAACCCAGCAACATGTAGGGCTTTTGGGGAATAAACAGCAAATCCCCCGTTGACGGGCGCTGAATTTCACCATCCCCTTGCACCGGCCAAAGACCACTCACCAGACGTAAAAACGAGGTTTTACCGCAACCGGAAGGGCCCACAACCAACAATCGCTGGCGGGGCTCAAGACTGAGGTTGAGATCGCGAATCAAGACCCGATCACTGAAGGGCGGCACCAGATCGACACCCTTCAGCAACAAATGATTTCCCTCGGTGATTTGCGCGGAGGAACCACTGACTAGAGGACCATCGTCCCGCTGGGCGCTGATCTCATCAACGCGACCTTGGAAACCCTCAAGACGAGAAATACTGGCGGAGAATGCCGCTAAACGGTCAATATTATTGACAATATAACTCACCGAAAACAACACCTGAGAGAAGGCAATACTGGCCTGCCCAAATACACCAAAATCAACTTCCTTAGCGAAATAAATCGGTGCAATCACCAGCCAAGGCAGAAAGCGAGAGAAGTAGTCATAGGAGCGCTGAATCACACTGATCAACGCCTCCCAAACAATCAATCGGTTGTAGTTCTGAATGGCACCATCCAGCCTGCGATTCGCCTCTTTACCCTCTTGCCCCTCACCACCATAGAAGGCAATTGATTCAGCATTATCTCTGATATGAACAAGCCCGTAGCGAAAGTCGGCTTCAAGCTTTAATTGCTGATAATTCAACGACACAAGCTTACGACTTGCGAAAACAATTAAACCGGTTCCCACAACTGAGTAGACCAGCAACAGCAACGCAAGCCGTCCATTAATTGTCCAAAGAACGATAATAAAACTGAGAAACGTTAACAAGGCTGAGATCACCTCAACCAAGACACTCAGACTGGTGATCGTAAAGCTTCTCGTATCATCAGAAATACGCTGATCCGGGTTATCAATATCGGATGCATTCTCGTCGTTCGGATTCAGAACGTAATAGGCACGATTTGATAAATAACGGCCCAATAAGCGTGAACTCAGCCATCGACGCCACATCAATCCCACCTTGGGGATTAGGTAACTTTGTACAGCTCGTATTGGCAAGGCCAAAACAAGGCAGAACGCATAGATGGCAACAATTTTCCAGAAGCTGCTCTCGTCGTAACCGACCAGAGCATTTTCAATATTTCGGGCAATAAAACTAATCCCCACATTGATTCCATTGATCACAAGGATCAACAAAGCAATGACACCCAGCAGCAACCAAGGCAACCAGCGCCCCTGACGAAGCTTGCTGCGAAAGGCCACAAAGCAACCGCCACCCACCAAGGTGAGGCCACTCACCAACGGACCGATCCAACCCGACCAAATCGCATCGACCCGCTCGGGGATCCCGGGCAAGAAGCGTTCCTGCAAGCTGGGGATCAGCACTCCACTGATCTGGACCGCTGCCGTGAGTAGCAGGAGGGTGACCCCAACAACAACAACGAGCAGCGCAACAACGAGCAGCAGAAACTGCCAAGAGCGACTCTCTTCAACGGGCAGAAAATATGGCTGTGCGAGGCGCTGCAGCCGGCCGAGCTGCTGACCGAAGCCCTGTAACGGACGCCTTGAGGGTGTTGTCATCCCCCCATTCTGACCAGATACGGCTTAACCAGGGGGCCAAGCCAGGGGACGGCCACCAATCACATGTACATGGAGGTGAAACACCGTTTGTCCGGCGCCAGCTCCACTGTTAATCACGGTGCGCCAGTCGTTCAAGCCCTCTTGCTTGGCCACGCGAGCTGCCACCAACAACAAGTGCCCCAGCAAAACCTGATCGCTGTCCCCAGCCGATCGCAAACTTTCAATCGGCTGACGCGGAATCACCAACACATGGGTTGGTGCCTGGGGGGCAACATCGCGAAAAGCCAGGCACAACTCATCGCTGTACACCTCATCGCAGGGGATTTCACCTCGGAGAATTTTTCCAAAAATCGTGTCGTCCGCCATGGCAACCAACAGGGAGGTAACGAGGAATGAAACGGCAGAGGTGGTGTGACAGGCCGGGCATAAGTCCCGTACTTCACAACCTCTTTTCTGATGCTGGCACGGTGTCTCAGCGCGTCGCTCCACGGCCTCGAAGCCAAACCCGTCACCGTGGAGGTGGATCTTGCGCCGGGCCTTCCAGGAATTCAGTTAGTGGGGCTTGCCGATAGGGCGATCCAAGAATCCCGGGAGCGGGTGCGCTCAGCCCTTAGAAACAGTGGCTTTCGCGGCCCCTTGGTGCGGGTGGTGATCAACCTTGCTCCGGCCGACCGGCGCAAGGAAGGACCAGCCTTTGATCTACCCATTTCGCTCGGGCTGCTCGTGGCAAGCGGTCAGCTGGACCGCCCCAAGCTCGACGGACTTTGGTGTGCTGGTGAATTGATTGGGACTGGACGGCAGCCTGCGCCCCTGTCGTGGCGTGATTGCCCTTGCTGATTTGGCCAGACAGCAGGGCGCCAGAGCCCTGATCGTTCCCCCTGCCAATGCTCCTGAAGCAGCCCTCATCCCAAACCTCACAATTTGGACAGCCAGCAACCTCAAGCAGTTGGTGCAACAGCTCAAAGGGGAATGCCCGATTGTCCGCATTGAGCACAACCCATCGCCTCAGCCAGCCACCCCTGCCGCCAAGACCTTGGATCACCTAGGTCTTGGCATCGAGGGCATGGATCGGGCCGCCCATGCTCTCGCCCTGGCAGCAGCCGGGGGGCATCACTTGTTGATGGTGGGTCCACCGGGTTGCGGGAAAACCCACTTGGCTCGCCATTTACCACTCCTCCTTCCACCCCTGACGACGTCTGAGTCGCTCACCATCACCCGGATTCACTCAGTAGCAGGAGAGTTTGATGCGAGTGAGCCGTTGCTCCATCAGCGACCCTTTCGCTCGGCACACCACAGCTGCTCGGGGGCGGCCCTCCTCGGCGGAGGCCACACCCCAAAACCAGGCAAAATCAGCCTTGCCCACGGGGGCGTTCTCTTTCTCGATGAATTGGCGGAGTTTCCGCGCCGGGTACTCGACCTGCTCCGCCAACCCCTCGAGGACGGCAACGTGCGCCTCAGCCGCTCGCGAGAGACCACAGTCTTTCCCGCGGCTGTGACCTTAGTGGCCGCCACGAACCCTTGCCCATGTGGATGGCATGGCGACAGCACCCAAGCCTGTCGCTGTACGAGGGCACAACGACAGCGCTACTGGCAACGGCTCTCAGGACCTCTCCTCGATCGGATTGATCTGCAATTGCGATTAGAGCGTCGATCATCGAAGCAAATGCGGAGTTGCCTTGAGGCAACCCCATCGCCACAAACTCACTCAGCGTGGCTCAAGCCCTCACGGGTGAAGGCAGCGCGTCGGCGCATGCGCACCCGAAATCCCCGGGGCTGCAGCAACCGCTTCCTCACAACAGCGGATCTACACCGCTACGGCCAATTCGAGGCCAATGGACTCACGCTGTGGGAGCGGGTGATCGAACAACGCAGGCTCACCACCCGTAGCAGCCTTCAGTTATTGCGGGTCGCCCGCACGATTGCCGACCTGAACGGCCAAGACACGGTGCCAACCGAAGCGATCGCCGACGCGAGTGGGTTCCGCTGCACGGATCTCATGGCAGATCACTCTGCCGGCGCTGAATCTCGATAGATGTAGAGGTGGCCCAGGGTTTTCGTTCCGTAGGCACGTCGCTTAAGCATCCAGCCAGGCTGAAGATTGAGTTGAACAAAACCGCTAGCAACCCCACCGGCCCGAGCCACCACATACACCGGCTGGGAAGAATTTCGGGTCGGGGCTGCCAAAAGTTCGATATCGCTGCCGGTTTTGACCACGGTGAGGCGATAACGGGTGCCCAGATCGTCGCCACCAAGGCGTAAGGAGTACCCATTGCCATCGATATAGCGGTTGCAAACGCCTGTGAAATCAAAGCTTGAGAGCAGGGGGTCCACCGCAGCAGGCACACCACCACTCACGGCGAAGCAAGGACGCTTGTTGGTGCGCTGTTCGTAGATATTCAGCTGAGATCTGGCGCCTTTGCCAATTGGAGCCGACACCAAGATGAAGTTGGCCTCCTCCACGGGAACCGCTGTAAAGAGGGAACCCTGGGCCATCACCGGGACAGTCCCTGACAAAGCAACAGCAAGTCCAGCAGCGGTAGGCAAAAAGCGAGGGATCACGGCCGAGAGCTGAGTTACTGGAATCGTAAAAGTCATGGTCAATTCAAGCCCGCCCAATCAGGCCGGTTTGTTCAACCGAATCGCGACAAGTAGTGTCCCAACGGTGGCGGGGGCAGCGATCGCCAAGATCCAACTGGTGGTGGACACACCAAGATCGGGATCCCCATAGGCAAGCTCAAACACGCATCCAGTGCTGGCAATCCCCAGAACACATGCCAGAGCTAGAAAAAGTCCGGCCAAAGGTTTCATTGGCATGGCTCAGGACACGCTTTGAACATATTTGGACTGAAACCCATTGTCCTTCAGTTCTTTCTGAAGACCGTCTTGATCCGTCACCCGATCCACAAACAACACACCATTGAGATGGTCCATCTCATGCTGAATACAGCGGGCCATTAATCCGTCGGCTTTCATTTTTCGTGGTCGTCCCATTTCATCGCGATAGCTCAATTCGATTGCGGTGGGACGCACCACATCGAGATAAACCCCAGGGATGCTGAGGCAACCCTCCTCATAGGTGTCCAAACCAGCGCTTGCAGCGGTGATCTCTGGATTAATCAGCACCAGAGGGGGCGTCGCTGCGTTTTCCAGGTCGAGATCAATCACCAAAAGCTGCTGATACACAGCAACTTGAGGCGCGGCTAATCCAATGCCCTTGGCGGTGTACATGCTGCGCAGCATGTCTCTGGCCAATTCCCGCACTTGATCATTCACCTTGCCGATCCGCTGAGCAGGCTGACGCAACGCATCAGCACCAAGGGTATGGATCTCCAAAGGAGGGGTTTCCAGGGCCGTCTTCGGCACCAACATCGTGTCCCTGGCCTTGTCAGCCGCCCGTGCCAACTGCGCAAAGCTTCCCGCCAAGACCACTCCTCTATTGGTCCAGCATGGTAATCGGGATCATTCGACCGCCATGGGACACACCCAGCTCTCCGCACAAACCGCCGTTGGCCGGCTCCCAGGCCTGAAGGAACCGAAGCTGATTCAAGGAGCAGACAACGTTCTCTGGCTGATCTGGCTTGAACAGCGTCCGGCGGAGAAAGGACGGACCACCGCAATGATGCGCCGCTTTGGCGAGCCAACTAGCCCTCAGATCGAACTAACGCCAGCACCGATCAACCTGCGCAGTCGGGTGCATGACTACGGCGGCGGAGTCCTGGCCACAGCCGCAGACAACAACCACCTGCATCTGGTGTGGATCGATGCCGGATGTCTTTGGCAACAACGGCTGTGTTGGAGAGAAGCCAGCTCAGGCCAAGATGTGCCCGCAGCCAAAACCCCTCCAGAACGGCTGACATGCCCAGGGCCGTGGGAACTGGCGGATGGTCTGCTGAATCTTCAGCACAACCAGTGGATCGGCATCCGCGAACAACAGGGAAAAGATCAACTCGTCAGCGTCAACCTTCAGCGCACCGATCAAGAACCAGAACTGCTCCATCAGCCAGCAGACTTTGCTGGATATGCCGCACTGAATCCAAAAGGAGACCGCCTGGCCTGGGTGGAATGGTCGCAACCATCGATGCCTTGGGACAGCAGCAGCCTGTGGTGCGCTGAGCTCAGCCACACAGGAGAGCTCATCAATCCAACCCAACGGGCCGGGGGGAATGGCGTTTCTGTATTTCAACCCCAATGGCTTCCGGATGGCCGGCTGCTGGTGGCGGAAGACAGCAGCGGCTGGTGGAATTTGATGCTGGAGGAGCCAGCCACTGAATCGTGGGAACGGCCTTGGCCGATGGCAGCGGAAACGGCCATGCCCCAATGGATTTACGGCATGAGTACCACCGCCTGGGATGGAGAACGGCTGCTGGCGGCGACCTGCGCAGACGGCACTTGGACGCTGCAACGCCTGGGGCTCGATGGGACGGTGCTGAAGCTCGCGCAACCCTTTGATGATCTAGCCGGTCTGAGGGCCTGTAACGGCAAGGCGGTAGCCGTCGCCAGCAACAGCAGCTGTGGAGCCGGGCTCCTCGAGCTCGACCTTCAATCCCCCACGACAACCTGGAGCCATACCCCTGCCGTAGCGACGCCTCTGCCCGACAGGGAGATCAGCGTGGGGCAAGCTCTTTGGTTCAAGGGACACCAGCAGCAACGCACCCATGCCTGGTATTACCCGCCCATCGGAGCCGGGGATGGACCAGCCCCCCTCCTGGTGAAAAGCCACAGCGGCCCGACAGCGATGGCCCGCCGCGGCCTAAGCCTGGCGATTCAGTACTGGACCAGCCGCGGCTGGGGTGTCGTGGATGTGAATTACGGCGGGTCCACCGGTTTCGGACGTGCGTATCGGGAACGGTTGAACCAAGGCTGGGGCGTCGTCGATGTGGCGGACTGCGCCGCCGCGGCCCAGGCATTGATCGCCTCAGGACACGCCCATCCCGATCAAATAGCGATCGAAGGGGGCAGCGCAGGGGGATTCACCACCCTGGCAGCACTGTGCTTCACCGATGTGTTCCGCGCTGGTGCCTGCCGCTATGCCGTTTGTGATCTCACTGCGATGGCGACAGACACCCATCGCTTTGAAGCCCGATACCTCGACAGTCTTGTTGGGGCCTGGCCAGAAGAGCGCGCCACCTACAACGAGAGATCTCCCTTGCAACACGCCGGCCGCATTCGCTGCCCAGTGCTGTTTTTCCAGGGCCTGCAAGACAAGGTGGTGCCAGCGGAGCAAACCGAGCAGATGGCCGCCGCCCTGCGCCACAACGGAATCACGGTGAACGTCCGCCTGTTTGAGGATGAAGGCCATGGCTTCCGCAACCAAGCAACCCAAATCAGGGTGCTTGAGGAAACGGAGGCCTTCTTCAGGCTTCACCTAGGGCTTGAAACAAACAGCTGCTAGCTGTGCTCCCGCAGGAAAGACACCGTGGAAGAAAGCTCCTCAGCGAAGGCATCGATTTCCTCCATGGTGCTGGTGAAACTCAGGCTGGCGCGGGCTGAAGCTGAGACCCCGTAAAGCCGATGCAATGGCTGACAACAGTGATGACCACTGCGGATACAAATGCCAGAGGCATCTATCAAGGCCGCGATGTCGTTGGCATGCACGCCCTCGACTAAAAACGTGGCGAGGGCTCCACGACCAGGCTGCTGCTCAGGCGTTGGCCCCAAGATCCGCAGCCCATCAATGGCTTGCAATCGAGCAAAAAGATGCTGAGTGAGCTGGGCTTCCCAAGCTTGAATCGCATCGAGGCCAATCTCCTGCAGATAGTGAAGCGCCGCACCCATCCCCACGGCTTCACCAATCGCTGGCGTGCCGGCCTCAAATTTGTGGGGCAATACGGCCCAGGTGCTGTGATCCAAAAACACGTCTTGGATCATTTCGCCTCCACCAAGAAACGGAGGCATCGCCTCGAGCAACGTCTCCCGCGCCCAAAGGAACCCCATCCCGGTCGGGCCACAAAGCTTGTGGGAGGAGCCAACCAAGAAGTCGGCTTCGAGGGCCACCACATCGATGCTCTGATGCGCCAGGCTTTGGCAAGCATCCACCAACACCAAGGCACCAACGGCATGCGCCGCGGGGATCACAAACTCCAGAGGATTGCAGCATCCCAACGTGTTGCTGATATGCACCAAACTCACCAGTCGAGTGCGCTCAGACAACTGCGCTTGGAAATCCTCTAGATCCAGGCGGCCATCATCCGTAATCCCTACATGGCGCAAGACACAACCGGTGCGCTGCGCCAATAGCTGCCAAGGCACCAAGTTGCTGTGGTGCTCCATCACCGTGAGCAACACCTCGTCGCCTTCGCGGAGGGTGGAGTCACCCCAGCTGCGGGCAACAAGGTTGATCGCCTCACTGGCATTGCGGGTGAACACAATCTCGCGGGGGCTATGAGCACCAACAAAGCCAGCCGCTGTGGTTCGAGCCGCTTCAAACGACTCCGTTGCCCGGGCACTGAGCTGGTGGGCACCCCGATGCACATTGGCGTTGTCGCAGCTGTAGTAACGCTGCATCGCATCGATCACCTGCTGCGGCTTTTGACTGGTCGCAGCGTGGTCGAGATAGATCAGGGGCCGGTCATCCGGCGTTTTTTGAGCAAGAATTGGAAAATCGGCACGAAATCGTGACGATAAATCTCCCAAAATTTCACTAGAACGTGCCAAAGAAGGGTTAAGGGTGGTCATGAGGCCAGCCCCTCAAGCACACGTTCCAGCGGTCGCCAAGCTGTCGCATGCGCTGGAAGCTTCTCGACCACTTCTTGGCATGCACCGCGCAACAGCAGCGCCGCAGCATCAGAGGCTCCGATCCCACGGCTTCGCAAGTAAAAGAGCTCGTCTTCCTGCAGTTGGGAGACCGTGGCGCCATGGGCGCAACGCACGTCATCCGCCACGATTTCCAACTCAGGCTTGGTATCGACGCGGGCCCGATCAGAGAGCAACAGATTCCGACTGAGTTGCGCTGCATTGGTGCGCTGCGCCTTGCGCGGCACATTGATTGCGCCATTGAAAATTGTGTGGGAGCGCCCTGCCGCCAGGCATTTTTGGAGCTGCTCCAACTCACCATCGGGCCCTTCAAAACACACCGACGTATGCACAGCAAGTTGCTGCTCAGCATCAGCAACGGCCAGACCCTTCAACGTGGTGGAGGCTTGTCCGTCCACCTGAACCACCCTTGGCTC carries:
- a CDS encoding SufS family cysteine desulfurase, whose product is MTTLNPSLARSSEILGDLSSRFRADFPILAQKTPDDRPLIYLDHAATSQKPQQVIDAMQRYYSCDNANVHRGAHQLSARATESFEAARTTAAGFVGAHSPREIVFTRNASEAINLVARSWGDSTLREGDEVLLTVMEHHSNLVPWQLLAQRTGCVLRHVGITDDGRLDLEDFQAQLSERTRLVSLVHISNTLGCCNPLEFVIPAAHAVGALVLVDACQSLAHQSIDVVALEADFLVGSSHKLCGPTGMGFLWARETLLEAMPPFLGGGEMIQDVFLDHSTWAVLPHKFEAGTPAIGEAVGMGAALHYLQEIGLDAIQAWEAQLTQHLFARLQAIDGLRILGPTPEQQPGRGALATFLVEGVHANDIAALIDASGICIRSGHHCCQPLHRLYGVSASARASLSFTSTMEEIDAFAEELSSTVSFLREHS